The following proteins are encoded in a genomic region of Thunnus maccoyii chromosome 8, fThuMac1.1, whole genome shotgun sequence:
- the LOC121902011 gene encoding interleukin-15-like translates to MEHFIRIAFWTVALFGCLQAKPVVPSDWNFDSLRNEVNCLSDSTFYTPKNVKEKCFTTALDCAMRELDGTARIECDDPHGHINDMVETMITEIEKRNKTFPLTNSSECACEGLPETSFQDFLKETKSLFQQINGQERGKASGQ, encoded by the exons ATGGAACACTTTATCAGGATTGCCTTTTGGACTGTTGCTCTCTTTGGTTGTCTTCAAGCAAAACCTGTTGTCCCCAGTGACTGGAATTTCGATTCTCTGAGGAATGAGGTCAACTGT CTGAGTGATTCAACTTTCTATACTCCAAAAAACGTGAAG gAAAAATGCTTTACTACAGCACTGGACTGCGCTATGAGAGAACTTGATGGAACAGCCAGAATCGAATGCGATGACCCCCACGGACACATAAATGACATGGTTGAAACTATGATTACAGAAATCGAGAAACGGAATAAGACCTTC CCTCTGACAAACTCCAGTGAATGTGCCTGTGAGGGATTGCCTGAAACTTCTTTCCAGGACTTTCTGAAGGAAACGAAATctttatttcaacaaataaatGGTCAAGAGAGAGGAAAAGCCTCGGGTCAATAA
- the LOC121902408 gene encoding interleukin-15-like: protein MKLIVLYLLAVCCYSLANTSQQTIEQRKLKEILKDLNGVQRSLQHSTMMLNTPQNIGDHCSVSALECFQEELEDHFNMSKSEDRTQKKFFRSLGRQITVSAVKLGEQGSAASNCTKCNEYPKENVAQFFEKMKSLIQMALARLN from the exons ATGAAGCTGATTGTTTTGTACCTTCTTGCAGTTTGCTGCTATTCTCTGGCCAACACATCGCAACAAACGATTGAgcagagaaaattaaaagaaatcttGAAGGACTTGAATGGAGTGCAAAGGAGCCTGCAG CACAGTACGATGATGCTCAATACTCCACAGAATATTGGG GACCACTGCTCTGTGTCAGCCTTAGAATGCTTTCAGGAAGAGTTGGAGGATCACTTTAACATGAGCAAATCAGAAGACAGAACGCAAAAAAAATTTTTCAGGAGCCTTGGGCGTCAAATTACT GTGAGCGCAGTGAAACTTGGTGAACAAGGATCTGCAGCG TCCAACTGCACAAAGTGCAACGAATATCCGAAGGAAAATGTGGCGCAATTTTTCGAGAAAATGAAGTCTCTTATTCAAATG GCCCTAGCCAGACTGAACTGA